The Chitinophagaceae bacterium nucleotide sequence CCGCAATTACCAATTTATGATCTTGGGTTGAATGTTTCAGTTGGGGCATTGTCTGATTATGTACACCAGCTGATGCAGGCTCTGCACCTGGAAAAGATACATCTGGTTGGGAATTCACTGGGTGGTCATATCGCTTTATTATACTGTTTGCATCATCCTGAAAATGTAAAGTCATTAATATTAGTTGGGAGCTCAGGTTTGTTTGAAAATGGAATGGGCGATACATTTCCAAGACGGGGCGATTATAATTACATCAAAAAGAAAGCAGAAATAACTTTTTTCAAACCTGAAACAGCTACAAAGGAATTGGTAGATGAAATTTTTGAAACAGTGAACAACAGGGTAAAAGCTTTGAAAATTCTTTGTCTTGCCAAATCAACGATTAAGTATAATTTAAGAAAAGAACTGGCAACCATCAAATGCGATTGCTGTATTGTGTGGGGCAGACAGGATGCGGTTACTCCACCGGAAACAGCAGAAGAATTCAATAAATTAATACCGCAATCCAGTTTGTTCTGGATTGATAACTGTGGTCATGTTCCTATGCTGGAAACTCCTGAAACATTCAATCGTATTCTTTCCGAATTTCTGGAGGGCAGAAAATAATATAACCGTAATCTTTTGGTTGCAGGATTTAAAATTAACTTTTGTAACATTCAGATATGGGATGTTTCCTTACTTTTATCAGCAACGATTGCATTATGAGTTTTTCACCAGCCTTAGGTGAAGGAGATATACGGTGTTGTTGATACAAGTCGTTTGCAAACAGGAATAAGTGAAATTGTCCTTTTATTTATGCACCTCCGAATGCTGGAATTACAGAATAGCTATTTTTTTTACAGAATCCCTGATAATCAACTTCGATTTAAGTACTACATCTTTAGGCTTTGCTTTTTTGCTTTTACCCATTTGTTGCAACAGCATTTGAATAGATAGATCGCCGAAATTATCGTTCATATGCGAAATCGTTGACAGAGGAGTAAATAATAAATCCGAATATAACTGCTCATCAAAAGACACAATAGATATGTCTTCGGGTATTCTTATACCTTCCTCTTTTAAAGCTTTTAAAATGCCTAATGTAATCTGGTTTCCCAATGAGAAGATGGCCGTAATTTTAGTTTTTGCCAGGTTCTTAGATATTTTTTTAGCACAATTATAGCCATTGTTAAAACTAAAAGCATCACCTACAACCAATGAAGGGTCAAAAGGGATTTTATTTTTTTTTAATGCCTGTTTGTAGCCATTTACACGTTTGTTATTTGGTGATGTGCCCACAATGCCCTGCACACAGACAATTTTTTTGTGTCCATTATCAATTAAATATTGGTTGGCCTCTAATGCGCCTTCAAAATCATTTGATGAAATATATGGCAAATCCATTCCTTCAAAAATCCTGTCAATTAAAACAAGGGGGGTTCCATTTCTTTTTGCGTCTATCAGATGTTCAGGCTCCAGACCTATTGGGGCTATAATTATACCATCAACCATCCAGCTTTGAAGTAAAGCAATTGATTTTTTTTCTATTTTAATGTCATCATCACTATTACATAAGAAAATATTGTAATGATGCTTCCGGGCTTCTTTTTCAATGCCCATTGCCAGTTGGGCAAACCAGGTGTTTGTTATATCAGGAACAATAAGCCCGATGGTTGACGACTTTTTTAAGCGCAGCCCTTTGGCAATATTGTTGGGTTTGTAGTTTAATTTATGGGCTGTAACGGTAACTAATTCTATCGTTTTTTTGCTGATGCGGAACTGCTCGCCCAGACCATTTAAAACTCTTGAGATAGTCGTTACAGAAACACCAAGGCTTTGAGCCATTGATTGTATCGTAACGTTGTTATTTTTCATCGGGGCGGGTTTATTTGTACAGAATATAGCATTTTTTCCTTTAAAATTAAAGATTAGTAAGCGTTTATTGTTTTTTAAAAAAGGGTAATTTTTATTTTTTAATGCAAATAATGATTTAATTTGCGCAAACGATTGTTCTAATTGCACAAACGGTTGCTCAAATGAATTGATTTTTTACCAAAACAAAAAATTGCATATGAAAAAAAGTCTCCGGGATTTTTCTTTACTGTCCTGTTACTGATCCTAACGCCCCGATTCGTGACTCACGAACTGGAAAGGCATATGTAGATTTGTTTCGTGTTGCACGAACCAAGGCGAAGGAGGTTGATTTGAACACCAACCACAAAAACACAAATTTCTTAAATGAGGTTGATAATGTCTGAATTCTTTTGTTTGCAGGGTTTCAAAAATGATTTTTATCACTTTTTTTATTTCGGTAACCCCATTTCCAATACTGATAATGTATGCAACCTGTAAAGGTGAATCATTCAATGAATATGACAGAAATCAGTTTTTTTAAACAGGGTTTTCTATTTCTTGTTTTGCTGAAATTATAAGATTTGATTACTTTTAATATCGATTGCCATCATGAAAGAGTATCAGTTATATAATAATCAGATGCTGTTAGATCTGCTTGCTGAGAGTGACGAGTTTGCTTTTACTGAGTTATATAACCGTTATTGGAAAAAAATATTCGCCATTGCTTATAACAGGTTAAGCGAAGCCCAGTCAGCTGAAGATATTGTACATGATGTGTTTGCCAGCCTCTGGGTAAACAGAAAAAAAAATCAAATAGAATCGCTTGAAAATTACTTAGCCACCGCAACGAAGTATATGGTGCTGGCAAAAATTAAAGTAAAAGTCAGAGAACGGAGTTACAGTAACACATTTCAGCAAACACCCATATTCGAACTTCCTGTTGAAGCCTCACTTCATTATAAGCGATTGCTGGAAATCGTAAAAATAGAAGTAGAAAAGCTGCCTGAGAAGTGCAGGCTGATTTTTAACTACAGTCGTAACGAAGGAATGCCCATACGGCAAATTGCAGAGACATTACATCTATCTCCCAAAACGGTTGAGAATCAGTTAAACAAGGCACTGAAGCAGTTAAAGCTGGTTACCAGAATGTTTCTTAATTCCCTTCTGATTATTCTCTCCATCTCTCTTTTCTAAACAGAAAAAATATTTTTTAACAGTGCATAGGTGCTCTGCCTGTGTTTATACACTTACTTAGTATATTATGCAAATTCCAGAAAACATATTGGCGCTGATAGAAAAGTATCAAAGCGGCAGAATCACTGCAGATGAACAGAGTCTGTTAAATGATTGGTATCATTCATTTAATGATGACGAAACAGAATTTGCCGGAAATGAAACAGAACAGCAACTGGCTGACCGGATTAAAAGCCGTTTGCTCAAAACAATCCATCATGAACATGAAGGAATAAGCCGCCATCGCAGATGGCAAATACCTGCAGCTGCAGCCATTGTGCTTCTTTTGTTCTCCATCGGAACATATATGATGATTTCTTCAAAATCTGTGAAGAAAGAAATTGCAAAAAACAATATACCTAAAGCCAGATATACAGGTGAGATAAAGCCGGGAAGCAATAAAGCACTGCTTGTACTTGCAGATGGCTCAACAATTATATT carries:
- a CDS encoding alpha/beta hydrolase yields the protein MIEETTLRAENTLKSRLEKTDTEETFTEKSTGKYFYYAEGTGEPLVLLYGLFGSVKNYSKVIAHFKKSYTVIVPQLPIYDLGLNVSVGALSDYVHQLMQALHLEKIHLVGNSLGGHIALLYCLHHPENVKSLILVGSSGLFENGMGDTFPRRGDYNYIKKKAEITFFKPETATKELVDEIFETVNNRVKALKILCLAKSTIKYNLRKELATIKCDCCIVWGRQDAVTPPETAEEFNKLIPQSSLFWIDNCGHVPMLETPETFNRILSEFLEGRK
- a CDS encoding LacI family DNA-binding transcriptional regulator, which produces MQLEQSFAQIKSLFALKNKNYPFLKNNKRLLIFNFKGKNAIFCTNKPAPMKNNNVTIQSMAQSLGVSVTTISRVLNGLGEQFRISKKTIELVTVTAHKLNYKPNNIAKGLRLKKSSTIGLIVPDITNTWFAQLAMGIEKEARKHHYNIFLCNSDDDIKIEKKSIALLQSWMVDGIIIAPIGLEPEHLIDAKRNGTPLVLIDRIFEGMDLPYISSNDFEGALEANQYLIDNGHKKIVCVQGIVGTSPNNKRVNGYKQALKKNKIPFDPSLVVGDAFSFNNGYNCAKKISKNLAKTKITAIFSLGNQITLGILKALKEEGIRIPEDISIVSFDEQLYSDLLFTPLSTISHMNDNFGDLSIQMLLQQMGKSKKAKPKDVVLKSKLIIRDSVKKIAIL
- a CDS encoding RNA polymerase sigma-70 factor; protein product: MKEYQLYNNQMLLDLLAESDEFAFTELYNRYWKKIFAIAYNRLSEAQSAEDIVHDVFASLWVNRKKNQIESLENYLATATKYMVLAKIKVKVRERSYSNTFQQTPIFELPVEASLHYKRLLEIVKIEVEKLPEKCRLIFNYSRNEGMPIRQIAETLHLSPKTVENQLNKALKQLKLVTRMFLNSLLIILSISLF